A genome region from Microplitis mediator isolate UGA2020A chromosome 4, iyMicMedi2.1, whole genome shotgun sequence includes the following:
- the LOC130666614 gene encoding adenosylhomocysteinase-like 1 isoform X2, with amino-acid sequence MADNGDGPSNTSSGKTTRINVSDGPITDPASTIKLTKIKKKSLEASNNAFHGPRTKLESKSGALKKSSRYRSRSLSASSNDSYSSASYTGSSSGEDDVSPREKIQKTEKGFTDFCVRNINQYAFGRREIEIAEQEMPGIMALRRRAAEDRPLKNAKIVGCTHINAQTAVLIETLVELGAQIRWAACNIYSTQNEVAAALAHSGYPIFAWRGETEEDFWWCIDKCVCAENWQPNMILDDGGDATHLMLKKYNTMFKAIQGIVEESVTGVHRLYQLSKAGKLSVPAMNVNDSVTKTKFDNLYSCRESIIDSLKRSTDVMFGGKQVVICGYGEVGKGCCQALKGLGCIVYITEIDPICALQASMDGFRVMKLNEVIRNVDIVITATGNKNVVTREHMDKMKNGCVICNMGHSNTEIDVNSLRTPDLTWEKVRSQVDHVIWPDGKRIVLLAQGRLVNLSCSSIPSFVVSITAATQALALIELFNAPAGRYKSDVYLLPKKMDEYVASLHLPTFDAHLTELTDEQAKYMGLNKAGPFKPNYYR; translated from the exons ATGGCTGACAACGGGGATGGTCCAAGCAATACATCCTCTGGAAAAACTACAAGAATAAATGTGTCCGATGGTCCAATAACTGATCCAGCATCAACAATAAag ctaacaaaaataaaaaaaaaa AGCCTAGAGGCTTCAAATAATGCCTTTCACGGCCCGAGAACAAAATTA gaATCAAAATCTGgagcattaaaaaaatcaagtcGTTATCGTAGTCGGTCATTATCAGCGAGCAGTAATGACAGTTACAGTTCtg CGTCTTATACAGGAAGTTCATCCGGTGAAGACGATGTGTCACCGcgggaaaaaattcaaaagacgGAGAAAGGGTTTACGGACTTTTGCGTCAGGAATATTAATCAATACGCATTTGGACGACGTGAAATTGAAATAGCTGAGCAAGAAATGCCTGGGATTATGGCATTACGTCGACGTGCTGCTGAAGATAGA ccgCTAAAAAATGCTAAAATTGTCGGGTGCACTCATATAAATGCACAGACAGCAGTTTTAATAGAGACACTGGTAGAATTAGGCGCACAAATACGATGGGCTGCTTGcaatatttattcaactcaAAATGAAGTTGCTGCGGCTCTGGCTCATTCTGGTTATCCGATATTTGCATGGCGCGGGGAAACGGAAGAAGATTTTTGGTGGTGTATCGATAAATGTGTTTGCGCTGAAAATTGGCAGCCGAATATGATCTTAGATGATGGTGGTGATGCAACTCATCTTAtgcttaaaaaatataatactatGTTTAAAGCTATTCAAG GAATTGTTGAAGAAAGTGTTACGGGCGTGCATAGATTGTACCAGTTATCAAAAGCCGGGAAACTTTCAGTCCCCGCAATGAATGTTAACGACAGTGTAACAAAAACAAAGTTTGACAATCTTTACAGCTGTCGTGAAAGTATTATTGACAGTTTAAAACGTTCAACGGATGTTATGTTTGGCGGTAAACAAGTCGTCATTTGTGGGTACGGAGAAGTTGGTAAAGGATGTTGTCAAGCGCTCAAAGGCCTGGGTTGTATTGTTTACATCACTGAAATTGATCCTATCTGCGCTTTACAAGCCAg tatGGATGGTTTTCGAGTAATGAAATTAAACGAAGTAATCAGAAATGTCGATATTGTGATAACAGCAActggaaataaaaatgtagTAACACGTGAGCACATGGATAAGATGAAAAACGGTTGTGTTATTTGTAATATGGGTCACAGTAATACTGAAATTGATGTC aATAGTTTACGAACACCCGATTTAACTTGGGAAAAAGTACGCTCACAAGTAGATCATGTGATATGGCCAGATGGAAAACGTATTGTGCTTTTAGCTCAAGGGCGTCTAGTTAATTTATCATGTTCAAGCATACCATCATTTGTTGTATCAATCACAGCTGCCACCCAAGCTTTAGCTCTCATTGAACTGTTTAATGCCCCAGCGGGTCGTTATAAAAGTGACGTTTATTTACTGCCAAAAAAAATgg atgAGTATGTAGCATCGTTACATTTGCCCACATTCGACGCACACTTAACAGAACTCACTGATGAACAGGCCAAATACATGGGACTCAATAAAGCTGGGCCTTTTAAACCTAATTATTATcggtaa